Proteins encoded within one genomic window of Bombina bombina isolate aBomBom1 chromosome 1, aBomBom1.pri, whole genome shotgun sequence:
- the LOC128638757 gene encoding gamma-crystallin 1-like, with the protein MGKIIFYEDRNFQGHSYECSSDCSELNSHFSRCNSIRVENGNWMLYERPNYTGHQYFVKRGEYPDCQHWSGLSDSIRSCQLIPQHRGSFRIRIYEREDFRGQMMELTEDCPHVNEEFNYHDIHSCNLLEGIWIFYEQPNYRGRQYLLKPREYRRFTDWGAMNARVGSLRRIMDLY; encoded by the exons ATGGGAAAG ATCATCTTCTATGAAGACAGGAACTTCCAAGGCCACTCTTACGAGTGCAGCTCTGACTGTTCAGAACTAAACTCACACTTCAGCCGTTGCAACTCAATCCGAGTAGAGAATGGAAACTGGATGTTATATGAGCGTCCAAACTATACCGGACATCAGTACTTTGTGAAGAGGGGAGAGTACCCCGATTGTCAGCACTGGTCTGGTCTGAGTGACTCAATCAGGTCCTGCCAGCTTATTCCTCAA CATCGTGGATCCTTCAGAATCAGAATTTATGAAAGGGAAGACTTCAGAGGTCAAATGATGGAATTAACAGAGGATTGTCCCCACGTGAATGAGGAATTCAATTATCATGACATCCACTCCTGTAATTTACTTGAGGGAATCTGGATCTTCTATGAACAGCCCAACTACAGAGGGCGCCAATACCTCCTAAAACCTAGAGAATACAGGAGATTTACTGACTGGGGAGCCATGAATGCCAGGGTTGGATCCTTGAGACGCATCATGGACTTGTATTAA